A region of the Arthrobacter sp. FW306-07-I genome:
AAACCGCTCAAGCAGCTCCGCGTCGGCGGCCACGTCGCGGAGGCGGATGGCGCCGTCGTCGGCCACCAAGGGATCCAGGGTGACGTCCGATTCGAACAGGGACACCGTCCCCAGGCCGCAGGCGTAGGGCAGCTCCGGCAGGGCGGCGGCGAGCGCCAGCCCCGCGCGGATGCCCACGGAGGTGTCCAGAGCGGAGCTGACGACGGCGGGAAGCCCGGCCTGTGCCACGATGTCCAGGGCGCGGCGTACTCCCCCGAGCGGTGCCACCTTGACCACGATCAGGTCCGCGGCGCCGGCGCGGGCCACGCGGAGGGGGTCGGTTTCCTTCCGCACGCTTTCATCTGCCGCGATGAGCACAGGAGTCCCCGCGTCCCCCAGCCGCGACCGGACCTCGGCCAGGCCCTCGATGGACGGCACCGGCTGCTCGGCGTATTCCAGCCCCACGGGCGCCAGCCGGGTCAGCGCCTCCACGGCGCCGGGCACATCCCACCCTCCGTTGGCGTCCACTCGGACGGCGGCATCCGGCAAGGCGGCGCGGACGGCGTGAAGCCGGGCGACGTCGTCGTCCAATGTCTGCCCCTGCTCCGCCACCTTGACCTTGACTGCGTCCACCCGGCCGAACCGGGCCAGGACGTCCGGCACCCGGTCCGCGGAAACGGCGGGCACGGTGGCGTTGACGGGAATGCTATGCCGCAGCGCAGGGGGGAAGCCCTCCCACCCGGCCTCGATCGCGGCGGCCAGCCAGCGGGACGCCTCGGCGTCGCCGTACTCAGGGAAGGCGCAGAACTCGCCCCAGCCCACGGGACCCCGGAGCAGGAGCGATTCGCGCTGCATAATGCCACGGAACTTCACCCGCATGGGCAGGCTCACCACATGGGCACCCGCCAGCAGTTCTTCCAGCGGAGGAACTTTTTCGGGGAGGGCGGCGGGGGCTGGCGGGAGACCGGGGAGGGGCATGCGGTTTACTGTACGCGGGCAGGGGCAACTCCCCGTCAGGCTCCGGTAAGGGTGGTCCAGACGCCGATGCCTCCGGCCACGACCATGACGGCGGCAGTGAACCAGCCGAGCGTGGCGGCGAGCCGGCCGTTGGCGTAGTTGCCCATGATGGCTTTGTCCCGGGAGATGAGCATGGTGACCACCAGGAACGGGGCGGCCGCAATGCCGTTGACGGTGGCGCTGAAAACCAGGAGCCCGATGGGGTCGGCGGAGAAAAAGCTGATGAGGACGCCGGCAATGATTCCGACCCCCAGCAGCGTGTAGAACAACGGGGCACGCCGCGGGCTCAGGTCCAGGCCCCAGTCCTTGCCGAGCAGGCCGGTGAGTCCCGCTGCACCGGACGCGGCGAGTACTGGGACCCCCAGGATGCCGGTGCCGATGAATCCGGCGGCAAACAGGAACGTGGCGGCCGGCCCCACCACGGGCTCCAGGGCCTTGGCAACATCGGCCGCGGTGTTCACGTCCGTGCCGTCCTTGCCCAGGGTTGCCGCCGTGGCCGCCATGATTGAGAACATCACCAGGACGGAGAAGACCATGCCAATGAACACGTCGGCGCGGGCCTTCCGGAGGGTGTGGGCGGCGGCAGCCGCGTCCGGACGGTCCTTCAGTCCCACCGCCTCGTCACCGCCGTGCTCCTCGGCGCGCAATTCCTGGACCCTGTGCGCACTCTGCCAGAAGAACAGGTAGGGCGAGATGGTGGTGCCCAGCACGGCGACGATCAGGCCGAGGTATTCGGGGGCGAAGCTGAACTTCATTCCCAGCATGCCTTCCAACACGTCCGGCCAGTCGACATTGGCAACGAACAGGACCGCAACGTACGCCAGCAGCGTAAGGCACAACCACTTGAAGACCTTCGCAATGACGGCAAACGATCCGCTCATGAGCGCGACGGCAATGCCTAAGCCCGCAAGCGCGCTCCACAGGTGGTCCGGGCCCGCACCGAGCATCTGCATGCCCTGCCCGATCGCCATCAGGTCCGCGGCGGCGTTGAGGATGTTGCCCACCAGCAGGGCAACGATCAGGATGCCGATCACCACCCGGGGACGGCGGGAGAACTTGCGGCGGGCCAGCCAGCCCAGGCTTTCCCCGGTGGCCAGTGCGGTGCGGTCGCAGATCTCCTGCACGGCCATCATCATGGGCAGCGTGACCGGCGCGGTCCACAGCATGCCGTTGGAAAAGGTGGCACCGGCTTTTGCATACGTGGCAATCCCTGAGGGGTCATCGTCCGCGGCACCTGTGACCAGGCCCGGGCCCAGCAGCGCCCCAAAGCGGCGCAGCAAGGACTTTTGCCGAGCGCCAGCTGCCGTGTCTTCAACCTGGGGCCGTCCGCTCGTTTGAGCCTTGCTCATACAGTTTTCTCCACTCACCATCGACCGCTAAGCCGCCCAACTGCTAAGCAGGCTTAGGATTCAGAGGCAATGGTAGGGCATGAAGCTGGGAGCAGCGGTCGCGTGGAGGCGCTCAGATCCACTTGTTGTGCTTGAACGCGAGGTAGAGGACCAGGCCCATGGCCACCATCAGGCCCAGCGCGTAGGGGTAGCCGTACGTCCACGCCAGCTCGGGCATGTTGGTGAAGTTCATGCCGTAGATAGAGGCCACCAGGGTGGGCGCGAACAGGATGGCGGCCCAGGACGAGATGCGCTTGACCTGCTCGTTCTGTTCCAGGCTGGACTCGGTCATGCGCTGCATTTCATCGTTTTGCCGCTGGGCCACCAGGGCTGCGTTGACCGCGAGGGCGTTCTGAAGCAGGGCCCGGAAGGAAGCCACCCGCTCGTTGAGCCGCAGCACGTGATCCAGGACGTCGCGCAGATGGTCCTGCAGGACTTCCCCCGGCGGCCGCTCAGGGGTCCCCGCCATGAGTTGGCGAAGGATTCCGGCCAACGGGCTGGTGGCGCGCTGGAAGATGATTACCTGCCGGGAGAGCTCGTAGATCCTCCGCGAAACCTCCGGGTCGGCGCCAAAGAGGTCATCCTCAATTTCGTCGATATCGTTCTCCAAGCCGGCAGCCACAGGCTCATACTCGTCCACCACCTGGTCCAGGATGCCGTACAGCACGGCGTCGGGGCCCAGGGCAAGGAACTCCGGCATGGACTCCATGCGGCGGCGCACCTTTGCCAGGTCCGGGGACTCGGCGTGCCTGACGGTCACCACGTACTCGTCACCGACAAAAACGTGGATCTCGCCGAAGTCCACCTTTTCCACGTCGTCCCGGTACCGCGCCGGCCGGAGCACCAGGAACAGGCAGCCGCCGTAATGCTCCAGCTTGGCCCGCTGGTGGCCGGAGAGCGCGTCCTCGATGGCGAGCTGGTTGAGGTCGAATTCCTCGCCGACGGACTGCAGTTCCTCCGCGTCCGGCCGGTACAGGCCGATCCATGCCATCCCCTGTCGCTGCCGCAGGAGAAAGTAGGTTTCATCAAGGTCTTCGGGGTCCTCGGTGCGGAGTCCGTTTACGTAGACGGCGTTGTCAATGATGGTCACGGGTGGGCCTCCCGCTCGCGCTCCCAGTCATCCAGCAGCGCGGGCATCCGCGAGTTGAGGAACCGGTAGAACCGGGCCATCTCCGCTACCCGCGCCCGCGCGGCAGATCCCTCCGGGAGGGTTTCCGCCGTGGCATCGGTGAGTGCTGCCAGCTTCTCGTAAACGGTGCTGTTCCGCATCGACGCCACGTACCACTCATCGGTATGGAGGGCGTAGAGGTCCCGGCGGCTGCCGGGCTGCGAGATCCGGTGGACGAAGCCCACGGTCTGCAGGTACCGCACCGCCCCCGAGACCGCTGCGGCACTGGCGCCCAGCCGCTCCGAGAGCTCTGCGGCGGTGAGGCTTCCCTGTTCCGAGGAAACCAGCGCCAACAAGGTCCGCGCCGGCATCTTGGGGAACCCGGCCGCGGCGAAGGCGGCCGCGGTCCTTTCGGCAGCCGCGACCGTCAGTTCCGGGGTTTGCGCATGAGCCACGCCCATGTCAGTGCTCACGCCGAACCCACCTCCCGCCGCCGCATTACCGAGACCGCCAGCACGGCTGCAACCGCGGCGATCAAGAGCATCCACCATGCGCCGCTCCAGTCCGTGGTGTCGCCGTGAGGAACCGGGGTGTGGGCGAATGGCGACAGGTCACGCAGGGCCTGATCAATCCCCAACATGGCGCCCAGGATGCCGAGCACCACGCCCAGGGCCAGCAGCGCCCAGCTGGCGGCGATGGTCGCTGCCGGCCACAGGACGAACACCAGCGCTGGAACGGAAAGGTAGATCAGGGCCGCCGGCAGCTGGGCCAGGGCGGTTTGCCAGAGGGCATCGGCGGGCATCGAGGTATCGCCGGAGCCGGTCAATGTTGCCCAGGCCCCCACACCTGCCAGGCCCACCACCAATACCACGGCCGCCGCCCCCAGCAGCAGGTAACCGGCCAGCCACCGGACCCGGCCCACGGGAGCGGACAGCAGCAGTTCGGCCGTCCCGGCCGCTTCCTCCTGCCGCAGCCTGATCACGGCCTGGAGCGCACACGCCGCCGCCAGGACCCCGGCCATCGAGAAGAGCACCGAGACCATGAGCTGGGTGAGCGAGGTGCCCTGGGACTGGAGCATGGCCCGCAGCATGGCGGTGATGTTGGTATCAGGGGTATCGACGGCGGCAATCGCCTTTCCGAGCGAGCCCGCCAGCAGGCCCAGGGCCAAGCCGCTGAGTCCCCAGCCGATAATCGATCCGGACTGCAGCCGCAGCGCCAGGGCCACCGGGCTCCGCAGCCCGGGCCGGGCTGCGGCGCGTCCCGGCCGTGTTCCCCACACGCTTGCCCCGCTGTCCCGCGTGCGGAGGATCAGCCAGGCGACTGCAAAGCAGGCGACGGCGAGGCCCACCGGCAGCACCAGCGGCCAGGTGCGGTTTCCCGAGAAAGCGTACGTCTGCTGGCCCCAGCCAATGGGTGAGAACCAGCTGGCGGACCCTTCCGTCATGGTGGTCCCGTCGGCACCGGGGGTCCCCGTGGCATCGCCGATCCCACGCAGGACGTAGGCCAGGACAACCAGTGCGGCGGACACGCCGTTCGCGCCGCGGGACGTCGGCATGAACTGGGCCACCAGCAGGCCCAGGGCAAGGAAGGCGAGCCCGACGGCGCCCGTTGCGGCTCCGGCGGTCAGGGAACCTTGCGCGTCCAGGCCCTGGGAGGCGAACCCTGCGAACACCGCCAGTGCCACGAGGATGTTCGCCGTGATGCCGTGCAGCAGGGTGGCGATGTTGGGCAGCAGGCGGCCGGCAGGCGTGGCGGCGACCAGTTCGGCAGTGCCGGTTTCCTCATCGGCACGCGTGTGGCGCACCGCCAGGAACGTGCTCATCAGCCCGGTCAGCAGGGCCAGGAACGCGTAGATCAGGAAGAACGTGAACGCCCCCTGGTCCGCACCGCGGGGTAGGCCGCGCAGCATCAGGATGGCGGGAGTGGCGATGGCCACCTGCAGGATCTCGGTGCGGCTCACCACACTGCCGTACGTCTGTGTGACGGCGGCCGCTGCAAACAGGGCGAAGGCCCCGATGGCCACCACCCAGCTTAGGAGCTGCCAGCGGTCCCGCCGCAGCCGCTGGCCCAAGAGGACCAGAAAGACTTCCATGTCAGCTCCGTCCCCTCGCACCCAGCAGGTGCCGCCGGGAACCGTAGCCAGCGGAAGCCGGAGCATCCGGCTCCGGGGCAGCAGCGGTATCCCCGTAGTGCCGCAGGAACAGCTCCTCCAGCGACGGCGGGACAATCGTCAGGCCCTGCACGCCCAGCGCGCCCAATGCGGGAAGCACCTCCGCTATCCGGTCAGCGTCGGCGCTGAACCGGACCCGGCCGGCGTCCACCGTAAGGTCGTGCACCGCGCCGAGCCGGGACAGGGCTTCCGCGTCCAAACCGTCCGCAGCGAAGGAAACCTCGGACCTGGTGAGGTGCCGCAGGGACTCCAGCGTGCCGCCGTCGACGATTTTTCCGGCGCGGATGATGCTCACCCGGTGGCACAGCACCTCCACCTCGGAGAGGATGTGGCTGGACAGCAGCACCGTTGCGCCGCGGTCGACGGCGGCCAGCAGCTCCCTGCGGAAGACCTCCTCCATGAGCGGGTCCAGGCCGCTGGTGGGCTCGTCCAGCAGGTAGAGCTCGGCTTCAGTGGCGAGGGCCGCGATCAGGGCGACTTTTTGCCGGTTGCCCTTGGAGTAGGCGCGCCCCTTCCGGGCCGGATCAAAGTCGAACACCTGGCACAGGCGGTCCTTCCGGCGGCGGTAGGCCTCGCCGTCCGCCGTGCCGCCGCGCAGCCGGGACAGCAAATCGATGGTCTCGCCGCCGGACAGGTTGGGCCAGAGCCGGACGTCGCCGGGAACGTAGGCGAGGCGCCGGTGCAATTCTGCGGCCTGAGTCCAGGGTTCGAGGCCCAGAACCGTGGCGGCGCCGGAAGTTGCCCGGGCCAGGCCCAGGAGGACGCGCAGGGTAGTGGACTTCCCGGCGCCGTTGGGGCCAAGGAAGCCGTGGATCTCCCCGTGCTGGACTTCGAGGTCCAGGCCGTCCAGGGCCCTGACCCGGCCGAAGTGCTTATGCAGGTTCGCTGTCTGGACAACGGTGTTCATGCTTCAAGTCTTCGAAGTTTTCACAAGTTTATGAAGGCACTAAAGTCCCAACTATGAGCCCCGACAAGCCCCTGTCCACCGGGCACGCCACCCGCACGGCAACGGCACCTCTTTACGCCGCCGGGTTCGTCACCGCTTTCGGCGCCCACAGCATCGCGGCAGGACTCGGTTCGCAAAGCGGGAACATCGGCCTGACGCTGCTGAACCTCGGCATCCTGCTGGCCCTCTATGACGTGGCCGAAGTCTTCCTCAAGCCCGTGTTCGGAGCGCTCAGCGACCGGATCGGGGCCAAGCCTGTCATCGTCGGCGGACTCTTCGCCTTCGCCGCCCTGTCCCTCATCGGTTTGGGAGCAGCGGACCCGTTGATCCTTGCCCTGGCCAGGCTGGGACAGGGCGCTGCGGCATCTGCCTTCTCGCCGGCGTCGTCCGCCATGGTGGCAAGGATGGCCCGCGGCGGCAAGGCGGGCACCTACTTTGGCCGGTACGGGTCCTGGAAGAGCCTGGGCTACATTATCGGGCCGCCGCTGGGCGCGGGCCTGATCCTTGCCGGCGGGTTTCCGCTGCTGTTCGGAACGCTCTCAGCGCTGGCCGCCGTGACCGCCGTGTGGGTGCTGGTGTCCGCGCCGCATTTGGCGCCGCTGCCGCGGAAGCGGTACACGGTGATGGACCTGGCCCGGCAGGTCGGCGAGCGCCGTTTCCTGGTGCCCACGCTGGTGCTGGCCGCAGCAACCGGCGCGCTGGGTGCCGCCGTCGGATTCATCCCCGCCCTGGCCACCCGCCATGGCATGGACGCATTCGCGGGCACGGCCGCGGTGAGCGTGGTGGCGCTGGGCTCGGTACTCACCCAACCCTGGATCGGAAGGCTGCGGGACCGCAACGCCATCACGGACAACAGGGGCACGACGACGGGCCTGCTGCTGATTGCCGCGGGCATCGGTCTGGTGGCGGCGGCCCCGGGTGTGGTCACCATCTTCGTGGCCGCGGCCTGCATTGGGACAGGCATCGGCGCGGTGACCCCCTTGGGTTTCGCGCATCTGGCCGACACCACCCCGCCGGAGCGGATGGGCCGGACCATGGGTTCGGCCGAACTGGGACGGGAGCTGGGCGACGCCGGCGGCCCGCTGCTGGTGGGCGGCATCGCCATGGCCACGGCGCTGCCGTTCGGGCTGGGCGCGCTGGCGCTGTTGGTGGCCGCGGCGGGCATCCCCCGGCTGGACCCGGTCAAACCCGCCGCGCCCACCTCCTGAGCGGCCGTCCAGCTTTTTGTGTCACCCTTAACCGCGATGACTTCTTCACGGCAACTGCCCACCAGGACTCCGGCCCGGCCTGCCCCGGGTTCGGCGTTCCTGTTCGTGCTGTCCACTGCCGCGTGCATTGCCGGGCTGATGGCCACCTACTACTTCTTTGTCCAGACCACCACGGGCCAGTTCATTGATGAGTCCGCGCTGGTGGAAGCGGTGGAAATCCACGGGCCTGCGGGCAAGGCGGCCACCAAGTTCCTGGACTGGCTGCCCACCATCTCGCTGGTGATGGCCGCCGTCGTGGTCCTGTTTGTCACGGTGATCCGGCGGCACTGGGCCGAGGCTGGCATCGCCGTCGCTGCGTGCATTGGCGCGAACGTGGCTACCCAGGTGCTGAAGGACCTGCTGCCGGCGCGCCCGGACAAGGGTGTGCTCACCCTCGAACTGAATTCGCTGCCGTCCGGCCACACCACCCTGGCGGCTTCAGCGGCGGCGGCAGTGTTCCTGATGGCGTCCCCGCGCTGGCGGCCCATGGCAGGCTTCGTCGGCGGCACCTTCGCCATTGCCTCCGGCGTGTCCACGCTGATCAACCAGTGGCACCGGCCCGCCGACGTGGTGGCGGCGTTCCTGCTGGTAGGGGCGTTCATGATTCCGGCCGGCTGGTTGATCCTCCGGCGCGGTTCGTGGAACGAGTGGGACGGGTTCGGTGAACATCTCGGCTCGGCCCGGATCTGGCTCACGCTGCCGGTGCTGATCGGCCTGGCGTCCGCGGGGGTTGCCGTCTATTCACTGATCCGGATTGCCCCCAGCCCTTGGCAGGAGGCCAGCACCACCAATTACTTTTGGGCCGGCATCTCGCTGATCGTGATCGCGGGGTACCTGGCCACTGTGGCCACTACGTCCCTGTTTGCGTTTGCCTCCCGACGGCGGCACGCGTCCCGCCGCTGACACGGAACGGCGGGTGCAACGCGCAGGTCAGTCCGCGGCGCCAGGGCGGGCCAGGAGGAAGCCCGGGCCAGGATGGCGTTCTCGATACCGCCTTGCTCCCCCCATGGCGGCGATAAGCTTCACGGCCCGCCTGGCCCTAGCACGAAACGGGCTTTTGCGGGGAGATCTTGATCAAACCTTGAGGATATTGAGGCCCATAGCTTGAGGGGTGCGGTGGATAGTTAAAGGTGCCCGGGCGGCGTCTAGAAGCAGGCACCGCCGGGCAACTCCCTCTACGCGTCCCGCACGGATGTGCCTCTGTTCTCACTCGAGCGCGTCGAGCCGCTTGCGCAGAAGGCAGAACTCGTTGCCTTCGGGATCCTGCAGGACGTGCCACTGCGCCTCGCCGGTCTGGCCTACGTCCGCCGGCCGTGCACCGAGCGCCAGCAGGCGTTCCAGCTCGGCGTCCTGGTCCCGGTCCACCGGGTTGATGTCGATGTGCAGCGGAAGCCTCCCCACCCGCGGGTTGCTGCTTGGACTCAGGAAGATCGTTGGCTGCGCTCCCCCGAACCCGGCGTCCGGCGGCCCGATCTCGATCGCCCCGTCCTCCCGGTCAATCTCCACGTAGCCAAGCACGTCGCTCCAGAACTTCGCGAGCAGTTCGGGGTCAGCGCAAGTAAGGACCAGTTCACTTATACGGCATGACATGGTGCCAGTCTACGGAGGGGCTGCACCTGCCAGCTCGCTGACACATTCTTCGACGGCCTTTTCCATCCTCGAGGCGCATCTTCACCAGCGCGGCCCAGGTATCAGGAGCGCAATTGAAGCTGCGCGTCGGGGTCGAATATGCGCGTCGCGGGAACCACATTTATGACAGAACCAGCTCGGCGGGAGGCGGCGCCGCTGCCTTGGGGGTGTTGCAGCGGCACCTTCTTCCGCCGAGCGTGGCCTAACTGAGGACTACTATGAACGCTCAACCTCAGGAAGTGAGGGAGTAAATCGTCAACAAAAGCTCAAGTTATTTGAAAGCTCAACCGCCTCTGACCTGCGCTTCTATTCCGATTGCCCTACTTATCCACCGCCCTCCAAAGCGGCGGGACAGCCTGCTCTAGGCAGCGAGCGCAGCGTCAAGAATGTCCAAGGCGTTGGCACGCATGACCCCAAATGCCTGGTTCGGCCGGAGGCCTGCAACGTCCCGCAGCCAGACATAGGCTTCAATGCCGGCAACCGCGCGAAGCCTGACAGCCAGAGCGGCAGTGTCGATGCCGGATCCTCCGGTTTCCAGCGGGGACAGCGCGTCGCGGTACCAGCCCACAGCCCGGCCGCCGCGAAGCGTGGGCCGGGCAGCGCCCGGGGTTAAAGACAGCCGGAGCGATGCCCGCAGTTGTGGTTCCCAGGTGCGGATGAAGTCGAAGTGCGCGTCCAGGGTGCGCTCCAGGCGGTCACGCACGTCCGACGGCGGGTCCTCACCCAGCAGCGATCCCAGACCGGTCTCCGGGAGGGCCGCGTGCAGCAGCGCTTCCTTGTCCGGAAAGTACCGGTAGGCAGTGGTGCGGGATATGCCCGCCGTGGCAGCAACTTCTGCAACCGAAGGGTCCCGTCCGTCCTTCAGCAGATCCCGGAGGACGGACACCAACTCGTCCCGCGTGCGCGACTTCTGCCGGGC
Encoded here:
- a CDS encoding phosphatase PAP2 family protein; amino-acid sequence: MTSSRQLPTRTPARPAPGSAFLFVLSTAACIAGLMATYYFFVQTTTGQFIDESALVEAVEIHGPAGKAATKFLDWLPTISLVMAAVVVLFVTVIRRHWAEAGIAVAACIGANVATQVLKDLLPARPDKGVLTLELNSLPSGHTTLAASAAAAVFLMASPRWRPMAGFVGGTFAIASGVSTLINQWHRPADVVAAFLLVGAFMIPAGWLILRRGSWNEWDGFGEHLGSARIWLTLPVLIGLASAGVAVYSLIRIAPSPWQEASTTNYFWAGISLIVIAGYLATVATTSLFAFASRRRHASRR
- a CDS encoding GbsR/MarR family transcriptional regulator yields the protein MSTDMGVAHAQTPELTVAAAERTAAAFAAAGFPKMPARTLLALVSSEQGSLTAAELSERLGASAAAVSGAVRYLQTVGFVHRISQPGSRRDLYALHTDEWYVASMRNSTVYEKLAALTDATAETLPEGSAARARVAEMARFYRFLNSRMPALLDDWEREREAHP
- a CDS encoding TetR/AcrR family transcriptional regulator produces the protein MSVRHNEKYLETGRARQKSRTRDELVSVLRDLLKDGRDPSVAEVAATAGISRTTAYRYFPDKEALLHAALPETGLGSLLGEDPPSDVRDRLERTLDAHFDFIRTWEPQLRASLRLSLTPGAARPTLRGGRAVGWYRDALSPLETGGSGIDTAALAVRLRAVAGIEAYVWLRDVAGLRPNQAFGVMRANALDILDAALAA
- a CDS encoding ABC transporter ATP-binding protein: MNTVVQTANLHKHFGRVRALDGLDLEVQHGEIHGFLGPNGAGKSTTLRVLLGLARATSGAATVLGLEPWTQAAELHRRLAYVPGDVRLWPNLSGGETIDLLSRLRGGTADGEAYRRRKDRLCQVFDFDPARKGRAYSKGNRQKVALIAALATEAELYLLDEPTSGLDPLMEEVFRRELLAAVDRGATVLLSSHILSEVEVLCHRVSIIRAGKIVDGGTLESLRHLTRSEVSFAADGLDAEALSRLGAVHDLTVDAGRVRFSADADRIAEVLPALGALGVQGLTIVPPSLEELFLRHYGDTAAAPEPDAPASAGYGSRRHLLGARGRS
- a CDS encoding magnesium and cobalt transport protein CorA, which codes for MTIIDNAVYVNGLRTEDPEDLDETYFLLRQRQGMAWIGLYRPDAEELQSVGEEFDLNQLAIEDALSGHQRAKLEHYGGCLFLVLRPARYRDDVEKVDFGEIHVFVGDEYVVTVRHAESPDLAKVRRRMESMPEFLALGPDAVLYGILDQVVDEYEPVAAGLENDIDEIEDDLFGADPEVSRRIYELSRQVIIFQRATSPLAGILRQLMAGTPERPPGEVLQDHLRDVLDHVLRLNERVASFRALLQNALAVNAALVAQRQNDEMQRMTESSLEQNEQVKRISSWAAILFAPTLVASIYGMNFTNMPELAWTYGYPYALGLMVAMGLVLYLAFKHNKWI
- a CDS encoding ABC transporter permease — encoded protein: MEVFLVLLGQRLRRDRWQLLSWVVAIGAFALFAAAAVTQTYGSVVSRTEILQVAIATPAILMLRGLPRGADQGAFTFFLIYAFLALLTGLMSTFLAVRHTRADEETGTAELVAATPAGRLLPNIATLLHGITANILVALAVFAGFASQGLDAQGSLTAGAATGAVGLAFLALGLLVAQFMPTSRGANGVSAALVVLAYVLRGIGDATGTPGADGTTMTEGSASWFSPIGWGQQTYAFSGNRTWPLVLPVGLAVACFAVAWLILRTRDSGASVWGTRPGRAAARPGLRSPVALALRLQSGSIIGWGLSGLALGLLAGSLGKAIAAVDTPDTNITAMLRAMLQSQGTSLTQLMVSVLFSMAGVLAAACALQAVIRLRQEEAAGTAELLLSAPVGRVRWLAGYLLLGAAAVVLVVGLAGVGAWATLTGSGDTSMPADALWQTALAQLPAALIYLSVPALVFVLWPAATIAASWALLALGVVLGILGAMLGIDQALRDLSPFAHTPVPHGDTTDWSGAWWMLLIAAVAAVLAVSVMRRREVGSA
- a CDS encoding Nramp family divalent metal transporter, with the translated sequence MSKAQTSGRPQVEDTAAGARQKSLLRRFGALLGPGLVTGAADDDPSGIATYAKAGATFSNGMLWTAPVTLPMMMAVQEICDRTALATGESLGWLARRKFSRRPRVVIGILIVALLVGNILNAAADLMAIGQGMQMLGAGPDHLWSALAGLGIAVALMSGSFAVIAKVFKWLCLTLLAYVAVLFVANVDWPDVLEGMLGMKFSFAPEYLGLIVAVLGTTISPYLFFWQSAHRVQELRAEEHGGDEAVGLKDRPDAAAAAHTLRKARADVFIGMVFSVLVMFSIMAATAATLGKDGTDVNTAADVAKALEPVVGPAATFLFAAGFIGTGILGVPVLAASGAAGLTGLLGKDWGLDLSPRRAPLFYTLLGVGIIAGVLISFFSADPIGLLVFSATVNGIAAAPFLVVTMLISRDKAIMGNYANGRLAATLGWFTAAVMVVAGGIGVWTTLTGA
- a CDS encoding o-succinylbenzoate synthase produces the protein MPLPGLPPAPAALPEKVPPLEELLAGAHVVSLPMRVKFRGIMQRESLLLRGPVGWGEFCAFPEYGDAEASRWLAAAIEAGWEGFPPALRHSIPVNATVPAVSADRVPDVLARFGRVDAVKVKVAEQGQTLDDDVARLHAVRAALPDAAVRVDANGGWDVPGAVEALTRLAPVGLEYAEQPVPSIEGLAEVRSRLGDAGTPVLIAADESVRKETDPLRVARAGAADLIVVKVAPLGGVRRALDIVAQAGLPAVVSSALDTSVGIRAGLALAAALPELPYACGLGTVSLFESDVTLDPLVADDGAIRLRDVAADAELLERFAASAERRDWWLDRLRRVHALLAPSIAP
- a CDS encoding MFS transporter; this encodes MSPDKPLSTGHATRTATAPLYAAGFVTAFGAHSIAAGLGSQSGNIGLTLLNLGILLALYDVAEVFLKPVFGALSDRIGAKPVIVGGLFAFAALSLIGLGAADPLILALARLGQGAAASAFSPASSAMVARMARGGKAGTYFGRYGSWKSLGYIIGPPLGAGLILAGGFPLLFGTLSALAAVTAVWVLVSAPHLAPLPRKRYTVMDLARQVGERRFLVPTLVLAAATGALGAAVGFIPALATRHGMDAFAGTAAVSVVALGSVLTQPWIGRLRDRNAITDNRGTTTGLLLIAAGIGLVAAAPGVVTIFVAAACIGTGIGAVTPLGFAHLADTTPPERMGRTMGSAELGRELGDAGGPLLVGGIAMATALPFGLGALALLVAAAGIPRLDPVKPAAPTS
- a CDS encoding VOC family protein; the protein is MSCRISELVLTCADPELLAKFWSDVLGYVEIDREDGAIEIGPPDAGFGGAQPTIFLSPSSNPRVGRLPLHIDINPVDRDQDAELERLLALGARPADVGQTGEAQWHVLQDPEGNEFCLLRKRLDALE